From Leptolyngbya sp. 'hensonii':
CTGCGCCTCAGATAGGTAATCCTGCGCCACTTGCGGTCTTCTCCGGTCGGGACCTGGAAGTACTGCTTCAGCTCCCTCAACACAAACTGCAACTGTTGTGGCTGGGTGATACCGATCGCGTTGAGCATCCTGCGAATACTCCTGTTGGAGTCCCTGTTGGAGAATTTGCAGGCAAAGATTTCGGCAAGGTCGTCATCCGAGTACGGGCGATCATAGCCCAGCATTTCCGCCAGTTCTGGTTCAAGCTGGTAACGGAAGGCCCACTTGACCAGCCAGGTGATTTGGTGGCGGGTACGAATCTTCCGGAGCAGCAGGGGCAGGGTTCCATCCTGTTGCCCGCTTTGCAAGGCTCTGGCAACCTGAGCACTCCAGCGAACCAGATCAATCTCTCGTTCTCGGTTCTCCTGCTGGTGAATCTTGCGCCAGGTGTTGACTGGGTTTGCTTCCAGACCGGGTCGCAGGCGCTCATAGTCGGCTTCCATGCCTGCTGCCACTTCACCCAGCATCTCTGCCCGTACAGGACTGGGTTTGGTCTGGACGGCAAAGCGCTCAGGCACCAGAATTGGTGGAAGCAGGAGTGGGACAGGTGCAAGTGTCGCAGAATCAAGAGCAGGTGTAACCGCCAGCAATAAAGGGCTTATGGGTTTACAGCCACTGGGTACAGGCCGAGATGGCCTGGGTTTGCGTTTTCGGATCAGAGAGGACATAGGAAAAGGCAAAGTTGCGTATTTTTCCCCCACCCCTGCGTCAGCAGGCCAGGGCTGCCCTGCTCTCACCCCATGCGGTAGAACCTTCCCCAACTCCCCTCACCCCTCCAACTGGCAAGAAACCCAAGGCTTTGCAGCAGTCCTTTTTCCCCTACAATTAGAACATCTGCACTCCCTGCCAATCTGGCCATGACCGATCACGATCGCCTCTTCAAAGAACTGCTCTCCACCTTCTTCATCGAATTCCTGG
This genomic window contains:
- a CDS encoding methyltransferase — protein: MSSLIRKRKPRPSRPVPSGCKPISPLLLAVTPALDSATLAPVPLLLPPILVPERFAVQTKPSPVRAEMLGEVAAGMEADYERLRPGLEANPVNTWRKIHQQENREREIDLVRWSAQVARALQSGQQDGTLPLLLRKIRTRHQITWLVKWAFRYQLEPELAEMLGYDRPYSDDDLAEIFACKFSNRDSNRSIRRMLNAIGITQPQQLQFVLRELKQYFQVPTGEDRKWRRITYLRRRQAVAGIDDFFPTPKAVIQQQMLPNVTLCDGCRILEPSAGYGTIAQVVLEAAAAVGITVHMDVVESNPKLVEILELMGLHVIGRDFLKLKPEPIYDIILANPPFGNDACIEHVYRMERCLKPKGRLVVITPNHWTRDFSQANRLSAVEKRRQAFQEWVRERGHWQDIDRDEFKQSDRPIQIATAMVVLDRR